DNA sequence from the Candidatus Limnocylindrales bacterium genome:
GGATCGACGATGAGGAGGTACGGCGCCTGCACGCCGCCACCGTCGCGGTACTGAGCGAGTGGACGCAGCGCCTGCGTGAGCAGACGGGCGAGTCGTTTCCGGAGAAGGTGACGGCGTTCCGGCCCGAGATGGCGGTGCACGGCAAGGCTGGCCAGGCATGTCCCGTGTGCGGAGCCAAGGTCTGCCGCATCGCCTACGCCGACAACGAGACCAACTACTGCGCCGTGTGCCAGAACGAAGGTCGACTTCTCGCCGACCGCGCGCTCTCGCGCCTGCTGCGCGAGGACTGGCCAAAGACGCTGACGGAACTGGAGGAGCGGGTGGCGGCGAAGAAATAGATCCGGATCAGCGACGGGACTGCCGCCGCTCCCGCCTCATTCCACCAGCTTCATCGGCCCCGGCTCGTTCTCCGTCAGATACTCGAAGCGCTCGCGGAACTTGTCGATGCTCATGTTGGCGGCCTTGGCCAGCCCCGCACTCTGGAACGGATCGCTGAAGTCCTCGCGCCGCAGCCGGATCATGTAGCGGCGCGCGATCTTGTAGCGGGTCGAGGCGACGTCGAGCAGGCGCACGCGCGCGCGTCCGCTCTGCGGATCGAGCATGCTCTCGAAGGGCACCGGCACGAAATGCCCGCCCTGAATCGAGATCATCGCGGCGTTGCCGCCTTCGAGCAGGAACTGCGCGGCGCAGTAGCCGAGGTCGCGCGTGTACTCCATGTCGTACGGAACCGGATCGGCGCAGCGCAGCTCGTAGCCGATGTCCTTGGCCACGATCGTGGCCTTGACGCCGAGGTCGGACAGGCACTTGCGCACGCTCTGCTTGAGCAGGTCGCCGATGTCGACCTCGGCGATGCGCACGTGCCCGTGCTCATCGCGCTCGACGTTCTCGATGCCCGACAGATCCTCGGGCTTGACGCCGAGCACGACACCTTCGGCGATGACCGCCAGCCCGTCCTGCCGCCCGTCGGCCAGGCGCTTGAGGATCGCGCCGACCAGCGTGTCGGTCAGCGTCTTGAGCGAAAAGCCGGAGGTGCCGAATTCCTCCGGCACCAGCGTCAGGGTGGCGCCGGCGGCCTTGCCGATGCCGAGCGCCAGATGACCCGCCTTGCGGCCCATCGCGATGACGAAGTACCACCGATGCGTCGTGAACGCGTCGACCATCAGGTTCTTGACCAGCTCGGCGCCCACGGCACGCGCGGTCTGGAAGCCGAACGTGTCGATGTCGGGCGGAAGGTCGAGGTCGTTGTCGATGGTCTTGGGCACGTGCGCGACGCGGATGCGGCCGGCCGCGACCTGCTCGAGCTTGAGCGCCGAGAACGCCGTGTCGTCGCCGCCGATGGTGATGAGCTTGTCCACTCGCAGCCGCAGCAGCGTGGCCACGGTCTGCTCCAGGAGCGTGTTGGACTTGGTCGGGTTGGCGCGCGAGATGCCGAGGATGGAGCCGCCGCGGAAGTGGATGCGGCTGACGTCGTCGATGTCCAGGCTGCGCACCTCGCTGACGTCGCCCTCCATGACGTGCTCGAAGCCGTCGGGGAGGCCAAGGACCTCGACGCCCTCGAGGCGCGAGCGGATGGTCGCGGCGCCGATGACGCTGTTGATGCCGGGCGCGGGACCGCCGCCGACGAGAATCGCGAGCTTGCCCTTGACCATGACCTCTCCTGATGCCGGTTCGGCGTCAGGTCGGAGGATGTCGGCGACCGCACATCTTCCAACCCGAGCCGGCTTCACTCCGGGGCGGGCCCCGGGAACCTGTCGCGCAGGATCCGCTTGAGGATCTTTCCCGACGGATTGCGCGGGAT
Encoded proteins:
- the pfp gene encoding diphosphate--fructose-6-phosphate 1-phosphotransferase, giving the protein MVKGKLAILVGGGPAPGINSVIGAATIRSRLEGVEVLGLPDGFEHVMEGDVSEVRSLDIDDVSRIHFRGGSILGISRANPTKSNTLLEQTVATLLRLRVDKLITIGGDDTAFSALKLEQVAAGRIRVAHVPKTIDNDLDLPPDIDTFGFQTARAVGAELVKNLMVDAFTTHRWYFVIAMGRKAGHLALGIGKAAGATLTLVPEEFGTSGFSLKTLTDTLVGAILKRLADGRQDGLAVIAEGVVLGVKPEDLSGIENVERDEHGHVRIAEVDIGDLLKQSVRKCLSDLGVKATIVAKDIGYELRCADPVPYDMEYTRDLGYCAAQFLLEGGNAAMISIQGGHFVPVPFESMLDPQSGRARVRLLDVASTRYKIARRYMIRLRREDFSDPFQSAGLAKAANMSIDKFRERFEYLTENEPGPMKLVE